A genomic window from Thermodesulfovibrionales bacterium includes:
- the ligD gene encoding non-homologous end-joining DNA ligase — VPRGPSMDPSVKRLAVMVEDHPLEYRDFEGVIPEGNYGAGRVIIWDRGFYHHPSAKNRKESERLLLDGLRTGNMKFVLDGEKLRGEFALVKTGRDDKSWLLLKKKDRYATNRDILEENRSVLSKKTLEDVAEAGPGKSLSRKKENQIRLREAMKSEDLKGAPVKPMPQGIRPMLAALARNPFDHPDWIFEVKWDGYRAIAEVKEGNVSLYSRNRILFNQKFFPLTESLRKLTFEAVLDGEIVVVDGQGRPDFQALQNYQKSGGGHLLYYVFDLLYFQGHDLTSLPLLRRKELLKKILPSDSKIRFSDHVSREGVLFFDVAKEKGLEGIIAKHSQSVYRMGRRSREWLKVKTQLTQEAVIAGFTKPGGGRRYFGSLVLGAFDGDDLIYIGHSGGGFGGKLLREVREKMGPLIQKECPFHVEPETNAPVTWVKPELVCELAFSGWTGDGIMRQPVFLRLREDKIAREVVREKPE; from the coding sequence GTGCCGCGAGGGCCCTCGATGGATCCCTCCGTGAAAAGGCTGGCAGTGATGGTTGAAGACCATCCGCTCGAATACAGGGATTTTGAGGGTGTCATCCCTGAGGGCAATTACGGCGCAGGACGAGTCATCATCTGGGACAGAGGCTTTTATCATCACCCTTCCGCAAAAAATAGAAAAGAAAGTGAGAGACTCCTGCTGGACGGATTAAGAACAGGGAACATGAAGTTTGTCCTCGATGGCGAAAAGCTTCGGGGGGAATTCGCCCTGGTGAAAACGGGAAGGGACGACAAGTCGTGGCTGCTTTTGAAGAAGAAAGATCGCTATGCTACGAACAGAGACATTCTCGAGGAGAACCGTTCCGTCCTATCCAAGAAGACCCTGGAGGATGTTGCCGAAGCCGGACCGGGGAAATCTCTTTCACGGAAAAAAGAAAACCAGATCCGTCTTCGGGAGGCGATGAAAAGCGAAGACCTGAAGGGTGCACCGGTTAAACCGATGCCGCAGGGCATAAGACCGATGCTCGCTGCCTTGGCAAGAAACCCCTTTGATCATCCGGATTGGATATTTGAGGTAAAATGGGACGGATACCGGGCCATTGCCGAAGTTAAGGAGGGAAATGTCTCTCTCTATTCTCGTAACCGAATCTTGTTCAATCAAAAATTTTTTCCCCTTACGGAGTCGCTGCGGAAATTGACCTTTGAGGCGGTCCTGGACGGCGAAATCGTTGTCGTGGATGGTCAGGGACGTCCTGATTTTCAGGCGCTGCAGAATTACCAGAAATCCGGAGGGGGTCATCTGCTCTACTATGTCTTCGATCTCCTCTACTTTCAGGGACATGATCTGACGAGCCTGCCCTTGCTCAGGAGGAAAGAACTTTTGAAAAAAATCCTCCCCTCCGATTCGAAGATACGATTCAGCGATCACGTATCCAGAGAGGGCGTCTTGTTTTTTGATGTTGCAAAAGAAAAAGGTCTGGAGGGGATCATCGCCAAACATTCTCAGAGCGTCTATCGCATGGGAAGAAGGAGCCGCGAATGGCTGAAGGTAAAGACGCAACTCACGCAGGAGGCGGTGATCGCGGGCTTCACGAAACCGGGAGGGGGCAGAAGATATTTCGGCAGCCTGGTCTTAGGCGCATTCGACGGGGATGACCTGATTTACATCGGCCATTCGGGAGGCGGATTCGGCGGCAAGCTTCTTAGAGAAGTGCGAGAAAAAATGGGACCCCTGATCCAAAAAGAATGCCCTTTCCACGTGGAGCCGGAGACCAATGCCCCGGTCACATGGGTAAAGCCGGAACTGGTCTGCGAACTTGCCTTCTCAGGCTGGACTGGCGATGGCATCATGAGACAGCCGGTTTTTTTGCGACTCCGCGAGGACAAAATCGCACGCGAAGTGGTACGGGAAAAGCCGGAGTGA